The genomic segment CAGCAAGAATGGTCACCGGCAGCCAGATGTGGGTCATGAGATCCACCATCTTGGCGATGCTCCACGGCGCTGTCTCGTATTCCTGCGAGAACAGGCCACCGACGTCGGCTCCGAATTCAACGGCTGCGACATACATCAGCACGAGCGCCAGCAGAAAGGACGGGACAGACAATCCGAAGAAGCTGAAAGCCGTGAAGGCATAGTCGCCAATGGAGTACTTCTTGACGGCTGAGTACACGCCGATGGGCAGAGCGATTGCCCAAGTTGCCAGAAGACTTGCGATGGCGAGAACGAGCGTCAGTGCCATGCGCTCCCAGATCAGGCCTGATACCGGCTGCTGCCATTCGAAGGAGATGCCAAAATCGCCACGGCTCAAGATGCCCCACATCCACTTGCCATACTGGACCAGCATGGGGTCATCGAGGCCGAAACGTTCACGCAATTGCGCAGCCGTGTTCTGGTCAACGACTTCGTTCGAAGCGGCAAGGGTTGCGATATAGGTGGTGACATAGTCGCCCGGTGGCAACTGAATGAGCACGAAAGCTAGAAAGCTGACCGCGAACAGGGATGGTATCATCCAGAGCAGCCGTTTCCCGATAAATTTCAGCATGGCAGGCACTCGTGAGCAAGGTCCGCCGGACGCCAGCAGCGATACTGCGCTGTCGTCCGGGAAACTTCGTGGAATGGAGCGCCGCCCTTAACAAGGCGGCGCCAGCTCTGGTGATCAGGTGTTGAAGGTGAATTGCTGCGGCAAAGCAGGGCCCGGGTTCGGCCAGGACCAGCTGTCAGGCTGCTTCTCCGGGACGTTTCGCAGGTTGTTGCGAATGACGCCAAAGCCGCCAACCGCAAGGCATACGCCGATCGTCTC from the Rhizobium rhizoryzae genome contains:
- a CDS encoding ABC transporter permease, with protein sequence MLKFIGKRLLWMIPSLFAVSFLAFVLIQLPPGDYVTTYIATLAASNEVVDQNTAAQLRERFGLDDPMLVQYGKWMWGILSRGDFGISFEWQQPVSGLIWERMALTLVLAIASLLATWAIALPIGVYSAVKKYSIGDYAFTAFSFFGLSVPSFLLALVLMYVAAVEFGADVGGLFSQEYETAPWSIAKMVDLMTHIWLPVTILAVSSTASLIRVMRANMLDELPKPYVTTARAKGLSEFRLLTKYPMRIALNPFISTIAWLLPNLISGSVVVAIVLNLPTAAPLLLQALMAQDMYLAGAFVLLICALTLIGSLISDILLAMVDPRIRLE